Proteins encoded within one genomic window of Bacillus sp. 1NLA3E:
- a CDS encoding flagellar motor protein MotB encodes MSKFRKRLDDDDDEGHISESWLIPYADILTLLLALFIVLFAASNVDKVKYQSIMESFKSELTGTKIPDKNSGLSTQLPNKKSEQVSKEEKGAQIDPELEQMRQQLEKYLADNHLNAVITLQDTKRGIEISLQEVVLFDSGKADIKQNSYQTLSGILGLINTVPNPINIEGHTDDVPIHSSSFPSNWELSGARAASVLHFFEARNIVANRLQFTGYGEQHPLFPNDSDEHRQANRRVTIVVLRNN; translated from the coding sequence ATGAGTAAATTTCGTAAAAGGCTGGATGATGATGATGATGAAGGTCATATCAGTGAATCCTGGCTCATACCCTATGCAGATATCTTAACTCTTTTACTTGCCCTTTTTATTGTTTTGTTTGCAGCAAGTAATGTTGATAAGGTAAAGTATCAATCAATTATGGAATCCTTTAAATCCGAACTTACAGGAACCAAAATTCCTGATAAAAATTCAGGGCTCTCTACTCAGCTACCGAATAAGAAGTCCGAACAAGTTTCAAAAGAAGAAAAAGGTGCCCAGATTGACCCTGAGCTTGAACAAATGAGACAACAATTGGAAAAATACCTGGCAGATAACCATTTAAACGCTGTAATCACTCTTCAAGATACAAAAAGAGGCATTGAAATCTCCTTACAAGAAGTGGTTTTATTTGATTCTGGGAAAGCGGATATAAAGCAGAATTCATATCAAACTTTGAGCGGCATTTTGGGGTTAATCAATACCGTTCCAAATCCAATTAATATTGAAGGCCATACGGATGATGTACCTATACATAGTTCATCCTTTCCTTCCAATTGGGAGTTATCTGGTGCACGAGCAGCTAGTGTGCTTCATTTTTTTGAAGCAAGAAATATTGTTGCAAACCGTCTTCAATTTACTGGATATGGGGAACAACATCCCCTCTTTCCAAATGATTCAGACGAACACCGCCAAGCAAACCGCCGTGTAACCATTGTCGTCCTAAGAAACAACTAA
- a CDS encoding TetR/AcrR family transcriptional regulator, producing MTREMKSPEDRKKQIMDTATKLFNNQGYEKTSVNAIINEVNIAKGTFYYYFKSKDELLLAIIDNYYTDFVHEIVLISDDPLLNPFVKINTILRKLINPSSQSSPFSSYIDDDRSNKIHSNLEEKFRFHFHPVLTKVLQEGVEQGVFMLDYPEELSEILLIGIQGYIHYHLPYFEDPQYAYKKLKAIEELFNKVLVNPVGRLVLL from the coding sequence ATGACTAGAGAAATGAAAAGTCCAGAGGATCGTAAAAAACAAATTATGGACACAGCAACAAAGCTTTTCAATAACCAAGGATATGAAAAGACGTCAGTCAACGCCATCATCAATGAGGTCAATATTGCTAAGGGGACCTTTTATTATTATTTTAAATCAAAGGATGAGCTCCTGTTGGCAATCATTGACAATTACTATACTGATTTTGTCCATGAAATTGTATTGATTAGTGATGATCCATTACTAAATCCTTTTGTAAAAATAAATACTATATTGAGGAAACTTATAAATCCCTCTTCACAATCTAGTCCTTTTTCTAGTTATATTGATGATGATAGGTCAAATAAGATTCATAGCAACTTAGAAGAAAAATTTAGATTTCACTTCCATCCAGTGTTGACGAAAGTATTACAGGAAGGTGTTGAACAGGGGGTATTCATGTTGGATTATCCCGAAGAACTAAGCGAGATATTACTTATTGGCATTCAAGGATACATCCATTATCATCTACCATATTTTGAGGACCCACAATATGCCTATAAAAAATTAAAAGCAATTGAGGAATTATTTAATAAAGTTTTGGTGAACCCAGTTGGGAGACTCGTCTTATTGTAA
- a CDS encoding 4Fe-4S binding protein, producing MKNWRRIQLLLMFLLLPALLNYFSPYLVIDGATHGIATGAFVIWSLMFILSLFAGRIFCSYVCPYGGLQEAIDKTINKPLKEIKWLRTFKLGLGMVWVAIFIYVLLLQGGFSSFNFFYLTENIVSVDHWSHLLMYYIIIIGIGILPFILGKRASCHYLCPMSILNIVGTKFKNHMPYPSLRLVARSSTCSGCKQCNKACPMSIDVLEMVKKNNTNNMECILCGECTRACKTGSIQCKFTN from the coding sequence ATGAAAAACTGGAGACGAATTCAGTTATTATTAATGTTCTTGTTATTGCCGGCTTTACTAAACTATTTCTCCCCTTATTTAGTGATTGATGGAGCAACCCACGGAATAGCAACAGGAGCCTTTGTTATTTGGTCATTAATGTTTATCCTTTCACTTTTCGCAGGCCGAATTTTTTGTTCATACGTTTGCCCTTATGGTGGACTTCAGGAGGCTATTGATAAAACCATCAATAAGCCATTAAAGGAAATCAAATGGCTGAGAACATTTAAATTGGGATTAGGTATGGTGTGGGTAGCCATATTTATATACGTACTTTTGCTTCAAGGTGGTTTTTCTTCATTTAATTTCTTTTATTTAACAGAGAATATTGTCTCAGTTGACCATTGGTCCCACTTATTAATGTATTACATCATCATAATTGGGATTGGAATATTACCATTTATTCTTGGTAAAAGAGCTTCCTGCCACTATTTGTGCCCTATGTCTATCCTAAATATCGTGGGGACCAAATTCAAAAATCACATGCCATATCCATCTCTCCGTTTAGTTGCAAGGTCTAGTACATGTTCGGGATGTAAACAATGTAATAAAGCTTGCCCAATGAGTATTGATGTATTGGAAATGGTTAAGAAAAATAATACCAATAATATGGAATGTATTTTATGTGGAGAATGCACGAGGGCTTGTAAAACTGGTTCAATCCAGTGCAAATTTACGAATTGA